CGCTCAGGCTTAGTTAACCTTGGCGTTCAACTCACCCTTCAGATAACGCTGGTACATCGCTTCCAGCGAGATCGGTTTGATCTTCGAAGCATTACCGGCAGTACCAAACGCTTCATAACGAGCGATACACACATCACGCATCGCCGTCACAGTCGCGCCGAAGAATTTACGCGGGTCGAATTCGCTCGGGTTGGTGGCCATCAGGCGACGCATCGCACCGGTGGATGCCAGGCGCAGGTCGGTGTCGATGTTGACCTTGCGCACGCCGTGCTTGATGCCTTCGACGATTTCTTCAACCGGTACGCCGTAGGTTTCTTTGATGTCGCCGCCGTACTGGTTGATGATCGCCAGCCACTCTTGTGGCACCGAGGACGAACCGTGCATCACCAGGTGGGTGTTCGGGATGCGCTTGTGGATTTCCTTGATGCGGTCGATCGCCAGCACGTCGCCGGTAGGTGGCTTGGTGAACTTGTAGGCGCCGTGGCTGGTGCCGATGGCGATGGCCAGGGCATCGACCTGAGTGCGTTTGACGAAGTCAGCGGCTTCTTCCGGGTCGGTCAGCATTTGGCTGTGATCCAGAACGCCTTCGGCGCCGATGCCGTCTTCTTCACCGGCCATGCCGGTTTCCAGCGAACCCAGGCAGCCCAGCTCGCCTTCTACCGAAACGCCGCAGGCGTGCGCCATGGCCACGGTTTGTTGGGTAACACGGACGTTGTAGTCGTAGTCGGTCGGGGTCTTGCCGTCTTCGCCCAGCGAGCCGTCCATCATCACCGAGCTGAAGCCCAGTTGAATCGAACGCTGGCAGACGTCAGGGCTGGTGCCGTGGTCCTGGTGCATGCACACCGGGATGTGCGGGAATTCCTCGATCGCGGCCAGGATCAGGTGACGCAGGAATGGCGCGCCGGCGTATTTGCGAGCGCCGGCCGAAGCCTGAACGATCACCGGGGAGTCAGTCTTGTCAGCGGCTTCCATGATGGCGCGCATCTGCTCAAGGTTGTTGACGTTGAAAGCTGGAACGCCGTAGCCGAATTCGGCTGCGTGGTCCAACATCTGGCGCATGCTGATAAGTGCCATTGTGTGTGTCTCTCCCGGTTGAGGGTCGTTAATCGTGCCAGCCTGCCGGAGCGGCGGCGGCTATTCAAGTGATTGCAGATCGGGGGTTGAGGCCCGGCCTGGTGATTCGATAAAGCAAAATCCTGAGAACTACACAGAACCCCTGTAGGAGTGAGCCTGCTCGCGATAGCGGCCTGACAGTCGCTGCAGTGTTGACTGCAGAATTGCTATCGCGAGCAGGCTCACTCCTACAATGGGCCTGCGGTGTTGCAATTATTCAGCCTTGCAGCCGCGGCCGATCAGGTCATTGGTGGCGACCCAGTACACCAGGCCTTCCTCTCCCTTGACGTGAAACGCCAGCATGCCGTCGCTGTACAGCGTGCCCGAGGCGCCTGGCTCTTCTTTCAGGCGATAGACCTGATCACCGCCACCCAGTCGAACGTCGACTTCTTTCTGGCCGGCATCGGCGTAGCGCCACAGCACTTTGGCCTGGCTGTCGCAGGTCCAGGTGGTCCATTTGTCCGCCGGAGCAGACGACTGAAACAGGTTCAACTGCGCGCAACCGCCCAACAATGCCAACGCCGCAATGGCGATCAAGCCTTTCATCCGTGTTCCTCGACTGACGGCGCACGCCGCCAGCCCTGAGTTAAAGAGTCAGACCCGTCAAGGACAACCATGTTCCTTGGCCGGGGTTTGCGTCTCGTATTTGTCCAGGCCATCCGGCCCCGAGCGCTTGTTCAGCACCGGGTTGGTTTCGGCCTGCCAGTCGGCCTGATAACAGCCCTTCTGCGACTCGCTCGGCGCCGGCGTGGCTTCGGCCTTCGGGTTACTCCCGCAGGCCACCAGCGTACCGGTCAGCAACAACAGCGCTAACGACTTGACCATGTAAACACTCCTTTGCCTGGCCAAACGGGCGGCCTCAGGCCTTGGCCCGGCTTTCCAGGACTTCAACGGCTGGCAGCACTTTGCCTTCGACGAATTCGAGGAACGCGCCGCCACCGGTGGAAATGTAGGAGATTTGCTCAGCCACGCCATATTTATCGATCGCAGCCAGAGTGTCGCCACCGCCAGCGATGGAGAACGCCGAGCTTTCAGCGATGGCCTGAGCCAGCACTTTGGTGCCGTTGCCGAATTGGTCGAATTCGAACACGCCGACCGGGCCGTTCCACAGAATGGTTTTCGACGACTTCAGCAGTTCGGCGAAGTTGGCCGCGGTTTGCGGGCCGATGTCCAGAATCATGTCGTCCGCCGCAACGTCAGCGATCAGCTTGACGGTGGCTTCTGCGCTTTCGGCGAATTCTTTGGCAACCACTACGTCAACCGGCAGCGGCACGCTGACTTTCGCAGCGATGGCGCGTGCGGTATCGAGCAGGTCCGGCTCGTACAGCGACTTGCCGACCGGGTGACCAGCAGCAGCGAGGAAGGTGTTGGCGATGCCGCCGCCGACGATCAATTGGTTGCAGATCTGGCTCAGGCTGTTCAGCACGTCGAGTTTGGTCGAGACCTTGGAGCCGGCAACAATGGCCGCCATTGGCTGAGCCGGTGCGCCAAGGGCTTTGCCCAGTGCGTCCAGTTCAGCGGCCAGCAGTGGGCCAGCGGCGGCGACTTTGGCGAACTTGGCCACGCCGTGGGTCGAACCTTCGGCGCGGTGAGCGGTGCCGAAAGCGTCCATCACGAACACGTCGCACAGGGCCGCGTATTGCTGGGCCAGTTCGTCAGCGTTCTTTTTCTCGCCCTTGTTGAAGCGCACGTTTTCGAACAGCACGATGTCGCCAGCCTTGACGTCCACGCCGCCCAGGTAATCAGCCACCAGTGGCACTTCACGGCCCAGCGCCTTGCTCAGGTAGTCAGCAACAGGCTTGAGGCTGTTCTCGGCGGAGAACTCGCCTTCGGTCGGCCGGCCAAGGTGCGAGCAGACCATCACGGCCGCGCCTTTTTCCAGGGCCAGCTTGATGGTCGGCAGCGAAGCCAGGATACGCGCATCGCTGGTGACAACACCGTCCTTGACTGGGACGTTGAGGTCTTCGCGGATCAATACGCGCTTACCTTGCA
This region of Pseudomonas sp. R84 genomic DNA includes:
- the fba gene encoding class II fructose-bisphosphate aldolase (catalyzes the reversible aldol condensation of dihydroxyacetonephosphate and glyceraldehyde 3-phosphate in the Calvin cycle, glycolysis, and/or gluconeogenesis), whose product is MALISMRQMLDHAAEFGYGVPAFNVNNLEQMRAIMEAADKTDSPVIVQASAGARKYAGAPFLRHLILAAIEEFPHIPVCMHQDHGTSPDVCQRSIQLGFSSVMMDGSLGEDGKTPTDYDYNVRVTQQTVAMAHACGVSVEGELGCLGSLETGMAGEEDGIGAEGVLDHSQMLTDPEEAADFVKRTQVDALAIAIGTSHGAYKFTKPPTGDVLAIDRIKEIHKRIPNTHLVMHGSSSVPQEWLAIINQYGGDIKETYGVPVEEIVEGIKHGVRKVNIDTDLRLASTGAMRRLMATNPSEFDPRKFFGATVTAMRDVCIARYEAFGTAGNASKIKPISLEAMYQRYLKGELNAKVN
- a CDS encoding MliC family protein; its protein translation is MKGLIAIAALALLGGCAQLNLFQSSAPADKWTTWTCDSQAKVLWRYADAGQKEVDVRLGGGDQVYRLKEEPGASGTLYSDGMLAFHVKGEEGLVYWVATNDLIGRGCKAE
- a CDS encoding phosphoglycerate kinase, whose translation is MTVLKMSDLDLQGKRVLIREDLNVPVKDGVVTSDARILASLPTIKLALEKGAAVMVCSHLGRPTEGEFSAENSLKPVADYLSKALGREVPLVADYLGGVDVKAGDIVLFENVRFNKGEKKNADELAQQYAALCDVFVMDAFGTAHRAEGSTHGVAKFAKVAAAGPLLAAELDALGKALGAPAQPMAAIVAGSKVSTKLDVLNSLSQICNQLIVGGGIANTFLAAAGHPVGKSLYEPDLLDTARAIAAKVSVPLPVDVVVAKEFAESAEATVKLIADVAADDMILDIGPQTAANFAELLKSSKTILWNGPVGVFEFDQFGNGTKVLAQAIAESSAFSIAGGGDTLAAIDKYGVAEQISYISTGGGAFLEFVEGKVLPAVEVLESRAKA